In Akkermansia muciniphila, one DNA window encodes the following:
- a CDS encoding trimeric intracellular cation channel family protein, translating to MSTIIGALAGSIASSRVKMDLFGVIVCGTLAALGGGTVRDILLDIPVYWTLPTGEIFVLASVVTSLATFYVAQKYPPPMGTIRVADAIVLALFGMIGTEKSYLHGYTPTVSVMMGICTGVAGGLLRDVLTGNVPYVFRPGELYATAALLGGVAYAMLYYAGIDSSTCFVAGFIVTLSVRLAAIRWNWNLPSYIPLFTSDAEPEALEEEEKEIFSGKPGAR from the coding sequence ATGAGCACGATCATTGGAGCCCTGGCGGGTTCCATCGCTTCCTCGCGGGTGAAGATGGACCTGTTCGGCGTGATTGTCTGCGGCACCCTGGCCGCTCTGGGCGGAGGAACCGTGCGCGACATCCTGCTGGACATACCGGTGTACTGGACGCTCCCTACCGGGGAAATTTTTGTTCTGGCTTCCGTCGTCACCAGCCTGGCAACCTTTTATGTGGCCCAGAAATATCCGCCTCCCATGGGTACTATCCGCGTGGCGGATGCCATCGTTCTGGCTCTTTTCGGCATGATTGGCACGGAAAAATCCTATCTCCACGGCTATACGCCTACTGTTTCCGTGATGATGGGCATTTGTACCGGCGTGGCGGGGGGCCTGCTGCGCGACGTGCTTACCGGCAACGTTCCCTACGTGTTCCGTCCCGGGGAACTGTATGCCACCGCGGCCCTGCTGGGCGGCGTGGCGTACGCCATGCTTTACTATGCCGGAATTGATTCTTCCACCTGCTTCGTGGCTGGTTTCATAGTCACGCTTTCCGTGCGTTTGGCGGCCATCCGCTGGAACTGGAACCTGCCTTCCTACATTCCGTTATTCACCTCGGATGCGGAGCCGGAAGCTCTGGAGGAAGAGGAAAAGGAAATTTTTTCCGGGAAGCCCGGCGCACGGTAA
- a CDS encoding HNH endonuclease, whose product MPPPAVKSVRQIIYYQYAKIIASSSGFGKAHYGMVMSKWKELCAGTIHWSSSVREWIREMEHPGECIYCGGKKDLTTEHILPRNCGGEDTTDNVVRVCKSCNSSKGGKRLYEWKGLKEKDNHHRIAEGKYLKYLYSLHEKRGTLDVTNVRELCPHCNMRSCCERDGSVEKLSVYCIEGCFHK is encoded by the coding sequence ATGCCTCCTCCCGCCGTCAAATCCGTCCGCCAGATCATTTATTACCAATATGCCAAAATCATTGCCTCATCTTCCGGTTTTGGGAAGGCTCATTACGGCATGGTTATGAGCAAATGGAAAGAGCTTTGCGCAGGGACCATACATTGGTCTTCCTCCGTACGCGAATGGATCAGGGAAATGGAACATCCCGGGGAATGTATTTATTGCGGCGGAAAAAAGGATTTGACCACGGAGCATATCCTGCCGCGCAACTGCGGGGGAGAAGATACCACGGACAACGTCGTCAGAGTATGCAAGTCCTGCAATTCTTCCAAGGGGGGAAAACGGCTTTACGAATGGAAGGGATTAAAGGAAAAGGATAACCACCACCGTATCGCGGAAGGAAAATACCTGAAATACCTTTATTCCCTTCATGAAAAACGGGGAACCCTGGACGTAACAAATGTGCGGGAGCTGTGCCCGCATTGCAACATGCGCTCCTGCTGTGAACGGGACGGGTCAGTGGAGAAGCTTTCCGTTTACTGCATAGAAGGGTGCTTCCACAAGTAG
- a CDS encoding division/cell wall cluster transcriptional repressor MraZ has translation MSSVSDNLFGAYTHKLDPKNRIAIPAEWRPSEGCALLLLSGRRLDLPTVKAYTREKFQQLIDKIEATPGYTEAQIDLFIGKLYANCVEAVINAQGKLLIPKQMCEHAQLSSSVRLAARRGYFELWEPSLYEEVSRRENASISDINQSYGIL, from the coding sequence ATGAGCAGTGTATCAGACAACCTTTTTGGTGCATACACGCACAAGCTGGACCCCAAAAACCGGATTGCCATTCCGGCAGAATGGAGGCCCTCCGAAGGTTGCGCCCTGCTCCTATTATCCGGCCGGCGCCTTGATTTGCCGACCGTCAAAGCCTATACGCGGGAAAAATTCCAGCAACTCATTGACAAGATAGAAGCAACTCCCGGCTATACGGAAGCGCAAATCGACCTGTTCATCGGCAAATTATACGCCAACTGTGTGGAGGCTGTCATCAACGCCCAAGGCAAGCTTCTGATACCCAAACAAATGTGCGAACACGCACAGCTCAGTTCCTCCGTCCGTCTCGCCGCACGGAGAGGATATTTTGAATTGTGGGAACCCTCTCTCTATGAAGAAGTTTCCCGGCGTGAGAACGCCAGCATCTCCGACATCAACCAATCCTACGGCATTCTCTGA
- a CDS encoding MBL fold metallo-hydrolase: protein MMQFCVLGSGSGGNATIVRAGETVLLVDAGFSAARLRDKMKSAGVEPDELAAILLTHEHADHMKGVHQFTRKHAVRVYATRHTAMCVQEKAPEAPWAYFEKGQSFKIGDIVVTPFPTYHDAVDPVGFKFETERSSLGFISDTGQAPGCIAEYLAMVDSLVVESNYDPDMLAATPKRPWPLKQRIASAHGHLSNEQACDLLRRIAHDALKNVVLAHLSAESNSPALAESLMRDTLHDMGLASTSLFCASQDSCLPWIRVC, encoded by the coding sequence ATGATGCAGTTTTGCGTGTTGGGCAGCGGCAGCGGGGGAAATGCCACCATTGTCAGGGCGGGGGAAACCGTCCTGCTGGTGGATGCCGGGTTCAGCGCCGCCAGACTGCGGGACAAGATGAAGTCCGCCGGTGTGGAACCGGATGAGCTGGCCGCCATTCTGCTCACCCACGAACACGCGGATCACATGAAAGGCGTGCACCAGTTCACCAGAAAGCATGCCGTGCGTGTTTACGCCACCCGCCATACGGCCATGTGCGTCCAGGAAAAAGCGCCGGAGGCCCCCTGGGCCTATTTTGAAAAGGGCCAGTCTTTCAAAATAGGGGATATCGTCGTTACTCCCTTCCCCACTTACCATGACGCCGTGGACCCGGTGGGATTCAAATTTGAAACGGAACGGTCCAGTCTGGGTTTTATTTCCGATACGGGGCAGGCTCCCGGCTGCATCGCGGAATATCTTGCCATGGTGGATAGTCTGGTGGTGGAATCAAACTATGATCCGGACATGCTGGCGGCCACTCCCAAGAGGCCCTGGCCGCTGAAACAGCGCATCGCCTCCGCGCACGGGCATCTGTCCAATGAGCAGGCGTGCGACCTGCTGAGGCGGATTGCCCATGACGCCCTGAAAAACGTGGTGCTGGCTCACCTGAGCGCAGAAAGCAATTCTCCGGCATTGGCAGAAAGCCTGATGCGTGATACCCTGCATGACATGGGGCTGGCTTCCACCTCCCTGTTCTGCGCCAGCCAGGACTCCTGCCTGCCGTGGATACGGGTCTGCTGA